A genome region from Hymenobacter chitinivorans DSM 11115 includes the following:
- a CDS encoding Na+/H+ antiporter, whose product MHDNALHETILLVLGLLFAMLLLVMLGQKLRISYPIFLVLAGLALSFVPGLPLIVIDPDLIFLIFLPPLLYQAAWDTSWKDFWRWKRPIALLAFGLVFFTSTIVAYVSTSIIPGFTLALGFLLGGIISPPDAVAATSVLKGVKVPRRVTGILEGESLINDASSLIVFRFALAAVVSGAFSWHEAATSFVLASGLGLVIGLAVGYGFYLIHKYLPTTPSINTVLTFIAPYVMYLLAEEFHFSGVLAVVSGGLMLSYHSHRVFDANTRLQTASVWSSVGFALNGLVFILIGLELPVAVQGLGNYSLRQAITYGLIISAMVIVIRLLWMFPAAFVPRWLFRSIRTQEVSPGWQGPVIIGWAGMRGVVSLASALSVPLLLSNGQAFPQRNLILFITFVVILVTLVFQGLTLPAIIRLTRVADTEERMPTDEQEAGIRLRLRHVALAHLARNYEADIRDNEMISALQHRMQAEAQRTGNLLEALDYDESKRRALQRYHQVLLDVLQVQREELFVLRQEDVFEEEMLRHQEAQLDLDEAKISHMPH is encoded by the coding sequence ATGCACGATAACGCCCTACACGAAACGATACTGCTGGTTCTGGGTCTGCTGTTTGCCATGCTGCTGCTCGTGATGCTGGGCCAGAAACTGCGCATCTCCTACCCCATCTTTCTGGTGCTGGCCGGGCTGGCGCTGAGCTTCGTGCCGGGCTTGCCGCTGATCGTCATCGACCCCGACCTGATTTTCCTGATTTTCCTGCCGCCCCTGCTCTATCAGGCCGCCTGGGACACCTCCTGGAAGGACTTCTGGCGCTGGAAGCGGCCCATTGCCCTGCTGGCGTTCGGGCTGGTATTTTTCACTTCCACCATCGTGGCCTACGTCTCGACCAGCATCATCCCGGGCTTCACCCTAGCCCTGGGGTTTCTGCTGGGCGGCATCATCTCCCCGCCCGATGCGGTGGCCGCCACTTCGGTGCTTAAGGGCGTGAAGGTGCCGCGCCGGGTAACCGGTATTTTGGAGGGCGAAAGCCTGATCAACGATGCGAGCAGCCTGATTGTGTTCCGGTTTGCGCTGGCGGCGGTGGTATCGGGCGCCTTTTCCTGGCACGAGGCGGCCACCAGCTTTGTGCTGGCCAGCGGCTTGGGGCTGGTCATCGGGCTGGCCGTGGGCTACGGCTTCTACCTGATTCATAAGTATCTGCCTACCACGCCCAGCATCAACACGGTGCTCACCTTTATTGCGCCCTACGTGATGTACCTGCTGGCCGAGGAATTCCACTTCTCGGGCGTGCTGGCCGTAGTTAGCGGGGGCCTGATGCTGTCCTACCACTCTCATCGGGTTTTCGACGCCAACACCCGCCTGCAAACGGCCAGCGTGTGGAGCAGCGTGGGCTTTGCCCTCAACGGCCTGGTCTTTATCCTCATTGGGCTGGAGCTGCCGGTGGCCGTGCAGGGCTTGGGTAATTATTCCCTGCGCCAGGCCATTACCTACGGGCTTATCATCAGCGCCATGGTCATCGTTATCCGGCTGCTGTGGATGTTTCCGGCGGCCTTTGTGCCGCGCTGGCTGTTTCGCAGTATCCGCACCCAGGAAGTCAGCCCGGGCTGGCAGGGGCCGGTTATCATCGGCTGGGCCGGCATGCGCGGGGTGGTATCGTTGGCTTCGGCTTTGTCGGTGCCGCTGCTGCTGAGCAACGGGCAGGCTTTTCCGCAGCGCAACCTGATTCTGTTCATCACCTTCGTCGTGATTCTGGTCACGCTCGTGTTTCAGGGCCTGACCTTGCCGGCCATCATCCGCCTGACCCGGGTGGCCGATACCGAGGAGCGCATGCCCACCGACGAGCAGGAGGCGGGCATCCGCCTGCGGCTGCGCCACGTGGCCCTGGCCCATTTGGCCCGTAATTATGAAGCCGACATCCGGGACAATGAGATGATCAGCGCCCTGCAGCACCGCATGCAGGCCGAGGCCCAGCGCACCGGCAACCTGCTCGAAGCCCTGGACTACGACGAGTCGAAGCGCCGGGCTCTGCAGCGTTACCACCAGGTACTGCTCGACGTGCTGCAGGTGCAGCGGGAGGAGCTGTTTGTGCTGCGCCAGGAAGACGTGTTTGAGGAAGAAATGCTGCGCCACCAAGAAGCCCAGCTCGACCTCGACGAAGCCAAAATCAGCCACATGCCGCACTAG
- a CDS encoding DUF3592 domain-containing protein: MLQNLFRLLGRVYRLLWTCILVALLSVATLLTWHFYQQEHLAAQLNAGGQPVTVRVERADRAPRALWDGLGNFVYVGFRYQGRPYETRFVNDTLWLSEGDRVTLLYQPRLDVFGQAPVQPVARPDRVVSRLIGWTAVADFTRETKALALFILVSVALFFVGSGLLASLTGLTVIQALARGVLVICLGMGALFFTYNTVQYYRYAAQLQRHGQPMEVTVVDTDRVSHGRRTSWYTYQATFRFKGQERVVPIERADFERLNAQNSRLAVRYDPTLNDFISADYDPGLSELVPPLFLGLLLVLAIRPVRPRPVVPAAGGGAG; encoded by the coding sequence ATGTTGCAGAACCTGTTTCGCTTGCTGGGCCGCGTATACCGCCTGCTCTGGACTTGCATCTTGGTGGCCCTGCTAAGTGTAGCAACCCTGTTGACCTGGCACTTCTACCAGCAGGAGCACCTTGCAGCCCAGCTAAACGCCGGGGGGCAGCCCGTGACGGTGCGCGTTGAGCGGGCCGATAGGGCACCGCGGGCCTTGTGGGATGGGCTGGGCAACTTCGTCTACGTCGGCTTCCGCTACCAGGGCCGCCCCTACGAAACCCGTTTCGTGAACGACACGCTGTGGCTGTCGGAAGGCGACCGGGTGACGCTGCTCTATCAGCCCCGGCTCGACGTGTTCGGGCAGGCCCCGGTCCAGCCGGTTGCCCGGCCCGACCGGGTGGTCTCGCGGTTGATTGGCTGGACGGCAGTGGCCGATTTTACCCGGGAAACCAAGGCACTGGCCCTCTTCATCCTGGTTAGCGTCGCCTTGTTTTTTGTGGGGAGCGGGCTGCTGGCCTCGCTCACCGGCCTGACGGTTATCCAAGCACTGGCCCGGGGCGTTCTGGTCATCTGCCTGGGCATGGGCGCCTTGTTCTTTACCTACAACACCGTGCAGTACTACCGGTACGCGGCCCAGCTCCAGCGCCACGGGCAGCCGATGGAAGTAACGGTGGTCGATACGGACCGGGTTTCGCACGGCCGGCGCACCAGCTGGTACACCTACCAGGCCACCTTCCGGTTCAAAGGCCAGGAGCGGGTCGTGCCCATTGAGCGGGCCGACTTCGAGCGCCTCAACGCGCAGAACTCCCGCCTGGCCGTGCGCTACGACCCCACCCTGAACGACTTCATCTCCGCCGATTACGACCCGGGCCTGTCCGAGCTGGTACCGCCCCTGTTTCTCGGGCTACTCCTGGTGCTGGCTATCAGACCAGTGCGGCCCCGCCCGGTCGTGCCGGCCGCAGGTGGGGGTGCTGGTTAG
- a CDS encoding helix-turn-helix transcriptional regulator, translating to MSSSSGSGPILIVGPPTLYRQGLLLTLQQAWPTLEFVLTADACQAPTLLRQAAYGLVVVDGLLPDPPLPQLVAQLAQARAHQHLLLLTGPRQAPELRHLPARPRELTLVPRHAAPEVVVAAARILLAPSRAFSRPLPAASVRPAARLLPPPTPFSRRELEVLRLVVADYCNQDIANELCLSVRTVESHRRALLHKAGARTLVGLVVCAMRQGWVAA from the coding sequence ATGTCATCTTCCTCAGGCTCAGGGCCCATCTTGATTGTGGGTCCGCCTACCCTCTACCGGCAGGGCTTGCTGCTGACGTTGCAACAAGCCTGGCCAACTCTGGAATTTGTGCTCACGGCCGATGCCTGCCAGGCCCCGACCCTGCTGCGGCAGGCCGCTTACGGCCTGGTCGTGGTGGATGGGCTGCTGCCCGACCCACCCCTGCCCCAGTTGGTGGCCCAACTGGCCCAGGCCCGGGCCCACCAGCACCTGCTGCTACTGACCGGGCCGCGCCAGGCCCCTGAGCTGCGCCACCTGCCGGCCCGCCCCCGGGAGCTGACCCTGGTGCCCCGGCACGCGGCCCCGGAGGTAGTAGTGGCCGCCGCGCGCATCCTCTTAGCCCCCAGCCGCGCGTTCAGCCGACCTCTGCCGGCAGCTTCGGTTCGGCCCGCGGCCCGCCTGCTGCCGCCCCCCACGCCTTTTAGCCGGCGGGAGCTGGAAGTGCTGCGCCTGGTGGTGGCCGACTACTGCAACCAGGACATTGCCAATGAGCTGTGCCTGAGCGTGCGCACCGTGGAAAGTCACCGCCGAGCCCTGCTGCATAAGGCCGGGGCCCGCACCCTGGTGGGCCTGGTGGTGTGCGCCATGCGCCAGGGCTGGGTGGCAGCCTAA
- a CDS encoding HNH endonuclease — MTDLPHYLTRFRKLKTSKLAGEEAPYKPALLLAVLEGLEDGSVQANQIVITPELLAAFQSNCRDLSTSGRFRANNFALPFYHLTGDGFWHLRTHFGQPLVLTSSGSPRSLGHLRQVVAYASFDEPLWLLLQDRATRHVFRDALLDRYFPQTRLRYRPTAGPEALRVLGQQMLQEPAAVYQTHINLADEVETAVRSAVFKREVLKAYNFTCAISGLQLISTSTTAPAPLLDACHIVPWAISHDDTIGNGLALTPTLHRAFDRHLLRIDQDYRVRVASSFRELRGAEHGLLQFEGQKLRLPERREWWPRKEGFGVGAGRY; from the coding sequence ATGACCGACCTGCCCCACTACCTCACCCGTTTCCGCAAGCTCAAGACCAGTAAGCTGGCCGGCGAAGAAGCGCCCTACAAGCCTGCCTTACTGCTGGCCGTGCTCGAAGGCCTCGAAGATGGCAGCGTCCAGGCCAATCAAATAGTCATTACGCCCGAGCTGCTGGCTGCCTTCCAAAGCAACTGCCGCGACCTAAGCACCTCGGGCCGGTTTCGGGCCAACAACTTCGCGTTGCCCTTCTACCACCTCACCGGCGACGGGTTCTGGCACCTGCGCACTCACTTTGGCCAGCCCCTGGTTCTGACCTCCTCCGGCTCGCCCCGCAGCCTGGGCCACTTGCGCCAGGTGGTAGCCTACGCCAGCTTCGACGAGCCCCTGTGGCTGCTGCTCCAGGACAGGGCCACCCGCCACGTGTTCCGCGACGCCCTGCTCGACCGGTACTTCCCCCAGACCCGCCTCCGCTACCGTCCCACGGCCGGCCCCGAGGCCCTGCGCGTGCTGGGCCAGCAAATGCTGCAGGAGCCGGCCGCCGTCTACCAAACCCATATTAACCTGGCCGACGAAGTAGAAACTGCCGTGCGCAGCGCCGTTTTCAAGCGCGAGGTGCTCAAGGCTTACAACTTCACCTGCGCCATTTCCGGCCTGCAGCTCATCAGCACCAGCACCACTGCCCCGGCCCCGCTGCTCGATGCCTGCCACATCGTGCCCTGGGCCATCAGCCACGACGACACCATCGGCAATGGCCTGGCCCTGACGCCCACCCTGCACCGCGCCTTCGACCGCCACCTCCTCCGCATCGACCAGGACTACCGGGTGCGGGTAGCTAGCTCCTTCCGGGAGCTGCGCGGTGCCGAGCATGGGCTGTTGCAGTTCGAAGGCCAGAAGCTGCGGCTGCCCGAGCGGCGGGAGTGGTGGCCGCGGAAGGAGGGGTTTGGGGTTGGGGCTGGCAGGTACTAG
- a CDS encoding DoxX family protein, with protein sequence MKTTNILYWISTGLLCALMLLSGISNALSVPEAVEGFKQLGYPAYLLPFLGVAKLLGVLALLVPGFPRLREWAYAGFVFDLAGALYSGLAIGAPLSQWLPILVFFLVIAVSYRTNQRRAAAPAEPKTQLSVA encoded by the coding sequence ATGAAAACGACCAACATTCTCTACTGGATTTCGACCGGCCTGCTCTGCGCCCTGATGCTGCTCTCGGGCATTAGTAATGCGCTGAGCGTACCCGAAGCGGTGGAAGGCTTCAAACAGCTGGGATACCCGGCTTATCTGCTGCCATTTCTGGGCGTAGCCAAGCTGCTGGGCGTGCTGGCGCTGCTGGTGCCCGGCTTCCCGCGCCTGCGTGAGTGGGCCTACGCCGGCTTCGTCTTCGATTTGGCCGGGGCCCTGTACTCGGGCCTGGCCATCGGCGCCCCTTTAAGCCAGTGGCTGCCAATCCTGGTTTTCTTCCTGGTTATTGCCGTATCGTACCGCACCAACCAGCGCCGCGCTGCCGCCCCGGCCGAGCCGAAGACCCAGCTCAGCGTGGCCTGA